From the Argentina anserina chromosome 3, drPotAnse1.1, whole genome shotgun sequence genome, the window ATTTCTAAGTAACTAGGGAACACAAATAATTGAACagatttcagtatctttacgttAAAGAAACTATATTGGCATATAATCAAAGTCCAGCTTTTTCGAAAAGTGAGTGGCTAATGCAAAATTAACTCAGTCTGGATCATGGGATTAATTTGTGGATTTTGCGTGCCGTGTAAGGAAGTTTGGGTTTACTATTAATCTAGTATCTCAGTATGGATCATGGGATTAATTTGTTGATTTAAATTAAACAAATATGCATttaagaagaaggaagaagaacaagagttTTAGAATCCTAGATCTGGAGCTCTAGCTTCTTTATTTGTTCCATGAACCAGGAGTTGAAAATTTTCTCCGAAATTAAGATTGCTCAAACATGCAAAACCGTGGGTTGACAATACTGTAGCCTCCGTCTATTACGAGATTATGCCCACTAACGTACTTGGACTCATCACTTCCCAAGTATAGAACAGCCTCCGCCACATCTTCAGCCTTCAGCTCCGCCCCTTTAAGGTTGGAGTAAATTTCACCGACACTCCCGTCGTCGAGCTTGAAGAAGTCTTTGGCCAATGGCGTCTTCACCAAATATGGGGACACACAGTTCACACGTATCCCGTACTGTCCGAGCTCCACCGCCGTGTTCTTCGTGAGGCCCACCGCTCCATGCTTCGAACTCGTGTAAGCATGCGTGGCGCAGCCCCCTATCACTGAGCAAACGCTAGCTGTGTTGATAATGGCTCCTCTTCGAGCTTCCATCATCCCCTGGCCGCGTGCTTGGTCCCTAAAAACACACCAATCAGGTTCACTCCGAGGACCTTCTCGAACTCGGTCTTGTCGTTGTCGAGGATGTTCGGCTTGGGCAGTTCGACGATGCCGGCGTTGTTGAACATGATGTCTAGCTTTCCATACTTGGCGGTGGCCGTGTTCACGGCGTTTTCGACGTCTTTTTCGTTGGTCACGTCGCAATGGACGAAGGTAGTGGAGGAAGGGTTCAGGTCTTTGCAAATTGATCGACCCAAGTCGTCTTGCACGTCTGCGATCACGACTTTAGCTCCGTGTTTGGAGAAGAGTCGGGCCGTGGATTCTCCAATGCCGCTGGCTCCGCCTGTGATCAGTGCTACCTTACCTTCAAGCCTACAATATAAATCCACAAACAAGTTAGGATTTTGTCTCCATATGTATAACAAAAGAATGGCGCCAAAGTTGTAATCTCGATTAGCTAGAACTAACCACCTGATATAGATAGTGTATACCTTGTTGCAGCAGCAGAGAGTAAAGAGAAGCCTGCCATGTGGTGCTTAATTTCTTGAAAGCTCTCTTGTTATAGTAATGATTCGATTGAGGGTACTTATTGAAGTTGAAGTTAATGCCTAACAGCTCTataatatatacacacacacaaaccCTCACACCTTGCACAtaattatttgtatatatttgtCCACTGGCTTGTTTTAAGAGCACGTGAATAATCTTTAAATGCCACATTAATTACCAATTTCTTGcttgcatgcatgcatttcaCATTTTCATGTACCACGTGATTTGAAGTTTTCTTAATTCCATCAAGCTTTCTTCCCACATTTGTTATCGAATAGGACTAGTTCTATTAACTTGTCACATTTTAAAGGTAAGAGGCGAACTGATTGATTGTATGAAATCTAGTCTCTATGTTCATctcgatttaaaaaaaaaaacacaaataaGGTATGTCATGACAAagtctaaaccctaaacttatAATAATGATAAGCTAAAGCTCCTAGGACAACCAACACTGCTTATAATATGGTGCAGAAAAGCTCTCGAAGAAGCCTTGGATACCCTAACATCCCAAGAAAACAACAGTGTGGCCAAAGTTTGCGATATATAAGCATCAACCACAATATTGACAACTGTATAACCAAATCGAAGGAAACGCCGAGCCCTAGAAACCCAAATAGCGATGAACCAGATCCTAACCAGATTCTGTCATCCCAGCGAAGCGGATCCCTTGACCCTGGCAGGGGGGCTTCAGCCTCATCCTCACCACCGCGCTTGAAGAAGCCCTATTCACCACCGCGCTTGGAGGACTTGGTTCAGGAGTTGATAGGGAACCCACCGCCCTATTATTCACTCGTGGTACTATTTCGTCCCACATGGGGAGACGAAAAGAAGTAATTTGGCTAGAGTGAATTCATTCGATCATGAACGTGAATACATATACAAGGACTGATGATAACCTATAAGGACACTACCTTTACAATACTAACTAAAATAGGAAAAGATATATGCAGCTAATAAGATTCCTAATATGGAAGATATACAAAGTCAATTTTCTAACACTTTCCCTTAAGTTGGAGAGTGAATGTCTTAAACTCCCAACTTGCGAACCATAGATTGAAAATGTCTTTGCCCAAGGCCTTGGTGAAAATGTCTGCCAATTGATGTCTAGAACTCACAAACTTTGTGACGACAGATCCATCTTGGACCTTATCCCTTATATAGTGACAACCCATCTCAATGTGCCATGTTCGCTCATGAAAACAGGATTTGTTACAATATGCAATGCTGCTCTATTATCACAGTTTAGGTATGTGATTCCATGGTGCTTGACGACTCACTCGTGTCCCAGTTCGCTAGCACTCTTGCAAAGACAGAGGCACGATCTTCACAGCGCAAGTCGTTCCCACCGCTACGCCGCACCAAGTCCAAGTAGTTAGCCTCCAATTCACTTGTCCACGACCAGGAGGATGACGACGCGGACCAACTTCCTTCTGCAGACACGGAATCGCTGTCAGTTAGTATATTTATCCTAGGCATTACGCCGCAGCAAGCAACACCGAAGTCAAAGGCAAACAACCTAGAACTAAAAGTCAGAAAGTCAGTCAGATCTATCCTACGAACCTCGCAAGAACgagtttgaagaacatgaagaacacgaagaacatgaagaacatcAAACCCAGTTAACGGCGAAAACCCATCCGCACCGCCCGTACAAACACCCCACTTTGCCGGAAAACACCCATCCGAAGATTAAATAGacccaaaacccacaaatCTGCCGgaaaaacccaaacccaaaaccacTGATTTACCCTATAAACACAAATCTACCAACAAACAACCAAAGCCACAAGCCGTATAAAGGAGATTCAGATCATAAACATACCTCGAAAAACCGATTCACACAAAAATCCCGATGAGTTTCTTCCAAACGTGAAGGGGAGCAAACGAGAGCAAAAGAGAGGGAACGAGAGAATTTAGATTTCGAAAACTCGGATATGTCGATAGTGACAGCCATTCTATCCCTTTCACCCTTTTATAGTAAAATCCATCTAACATCTCGCCTGTTGATTTCTCAAAAGCATTCCTTAGCCGTCAGATCTAGAAAACCGTTACTCACATCTTAGTCGTCGACCCAAGAGACATCGCTCCAGATCTCGCCACGTGGCATGAGTTAGCGAGGCAACGTTTCGGTTACACACGCCTTAATTACATGCAATAACTGTCTTCTCGGATAACGTCACCCCACGAAATTGAATCGTTCATGAAACATCCGCTCAATGCATGTACGACACGTGCTGCCCACAGCGCGAATGGCGCTGCTCTCAACCTACAAACATTatgctcaaagatagcgataaaagacgtcctacgcgtaagaatttactacgctatgacaggCGCACTatgctcaaagatagcgataaaagacgtcctacgcgtaagaacttactacgctataACGGACGCATTATGttcaaagatagcgatgaaagacgtcctacgcgtaagaatttactacgctatgacggacgcactacgctcacagagcgataaaagacgtcctacgcgtaagaacttactacgctatgacaggtgcattacgctcaaagatagcgatgaaagatgtcctacgcgtaagaacttactacgccatgacggACGCGCTACGCTCAAAAATAGCGATGAAAagtgtaaaaatttactacgctataaCGGACGCATTACGCTTAAAGATAGCGATGAAAGACATCCTAcgcgtaaaaatttactacgctataaCGGACACATTatgctcaaagatagcgatgaaAGACGTCCCACACGTAAGAAttcactacgctatgacggacgcactacacTCAAAGAGAGTGATCAAACGTACTACACAAAACACAACTTGGCATTCCTTAACCGGGGAGTGGGGGGACTACGAGAGGGTCAGTGAGACCCATTGCTGATTAtggcaaaacactcaaatattaACTCCCCAGTCAAGAAATTATCTCCCTAGACTGGGAACTTGGGGggacttgttggcataggcttatgtccgccataatcagcacaactatcagTGCATTAAGGCTAATGTATAGCACAGTCTTACAATTCTGACAGCAAGTCAGCCGCACTAGCTACGCAATGGGCCTCCCCGCGGTccaaactgactacggacgcgccctcacgcgcGTCTCAAAGAAGACTCCAGagaacaccttaatcggacgtcgtcccaCATCGAAAGAAATGTAAacgatctacctcaactcaacaataaaaggtcaaactcttgacctcataaggtaagtaCACTAAATCTCCTACTGTAACTCTACGTAAATTACCACCATCCTAACTTAAGcgtcggagagttgaagaccacgccgccgtggtctctaCTTTGACGACGTGTGCCACTTGTGACAAGAAAAAGACAAGGAGTACGGCGTATCACATCCACAAGGAATACGGCGTACTAAACCGAGTGTAATCACAACATTAACATGGGGCATTTTTTGTGGAATGATGCTAGCTGTAGACATATGAATATGATTCAATGGGTTGGTAGACACCTTGAGGAGTTTCAGAAGTACCGCCCGAAAGCTgtgcagaagaagaagagacctATGACAAAGTGGGAGTATCCTCCGCGTGGCAGGCTGAAAATTAATGTTGATGGAGCTTTCAACAATGATAGTGGGAATGGAGGTGTTGGAGTAGTGGTTAGAGATGCAAGTGGCTTGGGTATCGCCGCATTAGTTAGGCATATTACGCATGCACACTCGATTCTAAATATGGAAGCGGAGGCATACAGAGTTGGCTTGAACTTTGGGATTCGCCAA encodes:
- the LOC126788359 gene encoding LOW QUALITY PROTEIN: borneol dehydrogenase, mitochondrial-like (The sequence of the model RefSeq protein was modified relative to this genomic sequence to represent the inferred CDS: inserted 1 base in 1 codon), which gives rise to MAGFSLLSAAATRLEGKVALITGGASGIGESTARLFSKHGAKVVIADVQDDLGRSICKDLNPSSTTFVHCDVTNEKDVENAVNTATAKYGKLDIMFNNAGIVELPKPNILDNDKTEFEKVLGVNLIGVFLGTKHAARXMMEARRGAIINTASVCSVIGGCATHAYTSSKHGAVGLTKNTAVELGQYGIRVNCVSPYLVKTPLAKDFFKLDDGSVGEIYSNLKGAELKAEDVAEAVLYLGSDESKYVSGHNLVIDGGYSIVNPRFCMFEQS